One stretch of Bradyrhizobium canariense DNA includes these proteins:
- a CDS encoding MBL fold metallo-hydrolase: MADNDDVPFNRDFPLKPGVVDEVCPGVRRILCNNPSPFTFTGTVSYIVGKGKVAIIDPGPADEAHAAALLDAVRGETVTHIFVTHTHRDHSPNTARLKAATGATVYAEGPHRASRPRYESEKHNPESGADREFNPDVRLRDGETVEGDGWALQAVATPGHTANHLAFAWPERKINFVGDHVMGWSTSIVAPPDGSMIDYMASLERLALRDEELYFSGHGPEIPEGPRYVRFLIRHRQAREASILHRLAKGEADIPSMVRAIYIGIDPRLTGAAGYSVLAHLEDLVARGMVATDGDPVIGGTYRLASP; the protein is encoded by the coding sequence ATGGCCGATAATGACGACGTCCCGTTCAACCGCGATTTTCCGCTGAAGCCCGGCGTGGTGGATGAAGTCTGTCCCGGCGTGCGGCGGATTCTCTGCAACAATCCGAGCCCGTTCACCTTCACGGGCACGGTGAGTTACATCGTGGGCAAGGGCAAGGTGGCGATCATCGATCCCGGCCCCGCCGACGAGGCCCACGCCGCGGCGCTGCTGGATGCGGTGCGCGGCGAAACCGTCACGCATATTTTTGTCACCCATACCCACCGCGATCATTCGCCGAACACCGCGCGGCTCAAGGCCGCGACCGGCGCCACTGTCTATGCCGAGGGCCCGCACCGGGCCTCGCGGCCGCGCTATGAGAGCGAGAAGCACAATCCGGAATCCGGCGCCGACCGCGAGTTCAATCCCGATGTCCGGCTGCGCGACGGTGAAACCGTCGAGGGCGACGGCTGGGCGTTGCAGGCGGTGGCGACGCCCGGGCACACCGCCAACCATCTGGCGTTTGCGTGGCCTGAACGGAAAATCAATTTCGTCGGCGATCACGTCATGGGCTGGTCGACCTCGATCGTGGCGCCGCCGGACGGATCGATGATCGATTACATGGCATCGCTCGAACGGTTGGCCCTGCGCGACGAGGAGCTGTATTTCTCCGGCCACGGACCGGAAATCCCGGAAGGGCCGCGCTATGTGCGCTTCCTGATCCGGCATCGGCAGGCGCGCGAAGCCTCGATCCTGCATCGCCTCGCCAAAGGCGAGGCGGACATCCCATCCATGGTGCGCGCGATTTATATCGGTATCGATCCGCGGCTGACCGGAGCTGCCGGCTACTCCGTGCTGGCGCATCTGGAAGATCTGGTCGCGCGCGGAATGGTCGCGACCGATGGCGATCCCGTGATCGGCGGAACCTATCGGCTGGCTAGCCCCTAG
- a CDS encoding DUF1499 domain-containing protein has product MARRFSAPYQTEPVSRLASWARNLAVFSVVAVVVSILIVRFGFLEIKPALATFFGALACSGLSILVGFAAFAAIWQNGSRGMSLILLALLIDAVVLAYPGYLAYQYRKLPPIHDITTDPIDPPRFDALARLRTGDGANTAVYAGLYSAELQRQAYPDIEPVDLETPAQRAYQITLQLVNRRKWLVIDERAPQPPRMIGHIEAVARTPIMGFREDVSIRVAPDGEDSRVDIRSSSRYFESDLGSNAARISRLIDDLNSAVDNANLKPVVKKPQLPVKLPAKTVKK; this is encoded by the coding sequence ATGGCCCGCAGGTTTTCCGCTCCCTATCAGACGGAGCCCGTGTCCCGCCTCGCCTCCTGGGCGCGCAATCTTGCGGTATTTTCGGTGGTCGCGGTGGTGGTTTCGATCCTGATCGTCCGCTTCGGCTTCCTCGAAATCAAACCCGCGCTGGCGACGTTTTTCGGCGCGCTGGCCTGCTCCGGTCTTTCCATCCTGGTCGGCTTCGCCGCCTTTGCCGCGATCTGGCAGAATGGTTCGCGCGGCATGAGCCTCATCCTGCTGGCGCTTCTGATCGACGCCGTGGTGCTCGCCTACCCGGGCTATCTTGCCTATCAATATCGCAAGCTTCCGCCGATCCACGACATCACCACCGATCCGATCGATCCGCCGCGCTTCGACGCGCTGGCCCGGCTTCGCACCGGCGACGGCGCCAATACGGCCGTCTATGCCGGGCTGTACTCCGCCGAGTTGCAGCGGCAGGCCTATCCCGACATCGAGCCGGTGGACCTCGAAACCCCGGCACAGCGGGCCTATCAGATCACGCTGCAACTGGTGAACCGGCGCAAATGGCTGGTGATCGACGAACGGGCTCCGCAGCCGCCGCGAATGATCGGCCACATCGAGGCGGTGGCGCGGACCCCGATCATGGGTTTTCGCGAGGATGTATCGATCCGCGTCGCGCCCGATGGCGAGGATTCCCGCGTCGATATCCGGTCGTCCTCGCGCTATTTCGAGAGCGACCTCGGCAGCAATGCCGCACGGATCAGCAGGCTGATCGACGACCTCAATAGCGCCGTCGACAACGCCAACCTCAAGCCGGTGGTGAAGAAGCCGCAGTTGCCGGTCAAGCTTCCGGCCAAGACGGTGAAGAAGTAG